In Ipomoea triloba cultivar NCNSP0323 chromosome 15, ASM357664v1, one genomic interval encodes:
- the LOC116005862 gene encoding putative F-box protein PP2-B12, translating to MKILMNKPVKLNVSTMSLWFEARRLRIEWGDDTRYWIWTRDSEFGCEVAKLEKVSWFEIRLTFDVRCLSKMTCYSAYLVFKIESGRFQDVNTALAGVRYEEDKAIYGWMRGENRHSQVFLAKTKTYGDCGRFSDSRSDGWMEIKLGNFYVSSGNEGEVELQLWHVSDQFWMSGFIVRGIEVRPGNEG from the exons ATGAAGATTCTAATGAACAAACCTGTGAAGTTGAATGTGTCCACCATG AGCCTTTGGTTTGAAGCAAGGAGGCTAAGGATCGAATGGGGTGATGATACTAGGTATTGGATTTGGACAAGGGACTCTGAATTTGG ATGTGAGGTTGCAAAGCTTGAGAAAGTTAGCTGGTTCGAAATCAGATTAACCTTTGACGTTCGATGCTTATCTAAGATGACATGTTATTCTGCCTACCTTGTTTTTAAGATTGAAAGCGGGCGCTTTCAAGATGTCAACACAGCACTGGCAGGTGTGAGATATGAGGAGGACAAGGCCATATACGGTTGGATGCGTGGAGAGAATAGACACTCTCAGGTCTTTCTCGCAAAGACGAAAACTTATGGGGATTGTGGTCGGTTTTCTGACAGTCGCTCTGATGGGTGGATGGAGATCAAGCTCGGAAACTTTTACGTTAGTAGTGGGAATGAAGGTGAAGTTGAATTGCAGCTATGGCATGTATCAGACCAGTTTTGGATGTCTGGTTTTATAGTGAGGGGCATTGAAGTTCGACCAGGAAATGAAGGATAA